The Plasmodium vinckei vinckei genome assembly, chromosome: PVVCY_14 genome window below encodes:
- a CDS encoding carbamoyl phosphate synthetase, putative, producing the protein MDSEFWPDHEYKTVGKLILEDGTEFVGYSVGYEGHACEKKPQCNESEDITEIYGKNINDDRLFKGSKIENDDYIVTGEVIFNTAMVGYPEALSDPSYFGQILVLTFPSIGNYGVEKPKHNKFGIASNFESNKIHVQGLVICEYSKQSYHYNAYITLSEWLKQYKIPCIGGIDTRALTKILREKGSMLGKIVVYKNRNNINNIYKEINLFDPGQIDVTKYVCNHYVRVFKLRGIEFINNEERNNINKNSNYLYKDNYTECDSYPNLENVGSSFEKSYYNKNLNYHSLLRGKMNLLESSEENIKDYSNYLNFNDNNSENNPFRNLYGICDYDKYLIDIIENKDYHEDNLDQYGYYNIDGPKKKCCEQKEIDKEINMNNDNSGYIQKTMDNQTFLDLVNKRTNDKEKIIVIVDCGIKNSIIKNLMKHGNDLPLTYVVVPYYYDFNYIDYDAVLLSNGPGNPEKCKLLIDNLKTSLQKNKLIFGICLGNQLLGISLGCETYKMRYGNRGVNQPVIELLNNRCYITSQNHGYCLKKKCILKRNDLAISYINANDKSIEGISHKNGRFYTVQFHPEGNNGPEDTGFLFRNFILDVFHKKREYRENLPQTIIHIKKKVLLLGSGGLCIGQAGEFDYSGTQAIKSLKECGIYVILVNPNIATVQTSKGLADKVYFLPVNCEFVEKIIKKEKPDFILCTFGGQTALNCALMLEQKKVLKKNNCLALGTSLESILITENRSMFAEKLKEINEIIAPYGSAKNVEEAIEVANQIGYPILVRTTFSLGGLNSSFINNEEELIEKCKEIFLQTDNEIFIDKSLKGWKEIEYELLRDNKNNCIAICNMENIDPLGIHTGDSIVVAPSQTLSNYEYYKFREIALKVITHLNIIGECNIQFGINPKTGEYCIIEVNARLSRSSALASKATGYPLAYISAKIALGYDLVSLKNSITRKTTACFEPSLDYITTKIPRWDLNKFEFASNTMNSSMKSVGEVMSIGRTFEESIQKSLRCIDDNYLGFSNTYCIDWNEEKIIDELKNPSPKRIDAIHQAFHLNISIDVIHELTNIDYWFLYKFYNIYNLENKLKSLTLEQLSFHDLKYYKKHGFSDKQIAHYLSYNVKTKESDVMKYREHIGLHPHIKVIDTLSAEFPALTNYLYLTYQGTEHDVLPLNMKVKKIKDHRLMGREYNEIRGDTTQHCHNNKIVYNEFSFNKEISQQDGVNGLRGDMNNAEGEDGIQNNKKHPDYSTIPSCKYMHNHINGRCMGHGHNDMFNLKNFLKNNKREEGFIDNDEKNAMGDNYGNEKKCPFSGHKMIGKMDYHNFAMHHGMKCPMGEKKENCMPNSKCCPYITKNENDNQNDGSNLDEFRSNRSSHSTNDLLYLENCNTSEDEEDNRGHNKLIRIDENRGSINNIANSSYYIRDSVYNNEYKINKMRELINKDNESELIKSDKNFANITNGKCDCIHNDKEKTKKINYNEENECRCPNNSNTRRMASKNNSSLMNSYNDDKSDCFSELSYIQNHKKNDYEYEDLYSRSSDNCYSSHSITMKGDNDSSVLDYEEDELNSELSSINSENDNIFHEKFDGIGFKIINNKRELEKDKKKCFIVLGCGCYRIGSSVEFDWSAIHCVKTIRKLNHKAILINCNPETVSTDYDESDRLYFDEITTEVIKFIHNFEKSQGVIIAFGGQTSNNLVFSLYKNNVNILGSSAKSVDCCENRNKFSHLCDSLKIDQPKWNKFTKLSKAIQFANEVKFPVLVRPSYVLSGAAMRVVNSFEELKNFLMKAAIVSKDNPVVISKFIENAKEIEIDCVSKNGKMINYAISEHVENAGVHSGDATLILPAQNIYVETHRKIKKISEKISKYLNISGPFNIQFICHQNEIKIIECNLRASRTFPFISKALNLNFIDLATRILMGYDVKPMNISLIDLEYTAIKSPIFSFNRLHGSDCILGVEMKSTGEVACFGLNKYEALLKSLVATGMKLPKKSILISIKNLNNKLAFEEPFQLLFLMGFTIYATEGTYEFYSKFLSSFNIDKNSKFHQKLIKVHNKDSENILPNITDLIMNHKVEMVINITDALTTKVASHGYKIRRLASDFQVPIITNMKLTSLFIDSLYRKFCRKKERRSFYTIKSYDEYISLV; encoded by the exons atgGATTCTGAGTTTTGGCCAGACCATg AGTACAAAACAGTGGGAAAGCTTATTCTTGAAGATGGGACAGAATTTGTTGGGTACAGTGTAGGGTATGAAGGACATGCATGTGAAAAAAAGCCTCAATGTAATGAAAGTGAAGATATTACAGaaatatatggaaaaaatataaatgatgatagattatttaaaggcagtaaaattgaaaatgatgattATATAGTTACAGGAGAAGTTATATTCAATACAGCCATGGTTGGATATCCAGAAGCATTATCAGATCCTAGTTATTTTGGTCAGATATTAGTTTTGACATTTCCATCAATAGGTAATTATGGTGTCGAAAAACCAAAGCACAATAAATTTGGTATAGCAAGTAATTTTgaaagtaataaaatacatgTACAAGGTTTAGTAATATGTGAATATAGTAAACAATCATATCAttataatgcatatataacattaaGTGAATGGTTgaaacaatataaaattccCTGTATTGGTGGGATAGATACTCGAGCAttgacaaaaatattaagaGAAAAGGGTAGTATGTTGGGAAAAATTGTAGTatacaaaaatagaaataatataaataatatatataaagaaataaatttatttgacCCTGGTCAAATTGATGttacaaaatatgtatgtaaTCACTATGTAAGAGTATTTAAACTGAGAGGTattgaatttataaataatgaagagAGAAATAACATCAATAAAAATTCTAATTACTTATATAAAGACAATTATACAGAATGTGATAGTTATCCaaatttagaaaatgtTGGTTCATCATTTGAAAAaagttattataataaaaatttaaactaccattcattattaagagggaaaatgaatttattaGAATCGtcagaagaaaatattaaagatTATAGTAACTATctaaattttaatgataataattccGAAAATAACCCTTTTAGAAATTTATATGGAATTTGTgattatgataaatatttaatagatattatagaaaataaagattACCATGAAGATAACTTAGATCAATATGGATATTATAACATCGATGGACCTAAAAAGAAATGTTGTGAACAGAAAGAAATTGACAAAGAAATTAATATGAACAATGATAATAGTGGTTATATACAGAAAACGATGGATAATCAAACATTTTTGGACCTAGTAAATAAACGAACTAATGAcaaggaaaaaattatagtaaTTGTTGATTGtggtataaaaaatagtataataaaaaatttaatgaaacATGGCAACGATTTACCATTAACTTATGTTGTTGTcccatattattatgattttaattatatcgATTATGATGCagtattattatcaaatgGGCCAGGAAACCCAGAAAAGTGTAAATTGTTAATTGATAATTTGAAAACTAGTTTACAAaagaataaattaatatttggTATATGCTTGGGTAATCAATTATTGGGTATATCATTAGGTTGTGAAACTTATAAAATGAGATATGGTAATAGAGGTGTAAATCAACCAGTTatagaattattaaataatagatGTTACATAACTTCACAAAACCATGGatattgtttaaaaaaaaaatgtatattaaaaagaaacGATTTAGCTATCAGTTATATTAATGCTAATGACAAATCTATAGAAGGTATTTCACATAAGAATGGAAGATTTTATACGGTTCAATTTCATCCCGAAGGAAATAACGGCCCTGAAGATACTGGGTTTTTATTTcgaaattttatattagatgtatttcataaaaaaagagaatatCGTGAAAATCTCCCACAAactattatacatataaaaaaaaaagtattgcTTCTTGGTAGTGGAGGTTTATGTATTGGACAAGCAGGAGAATTTGATTATTCTGGTACGCAAGCaataaaaagtttaaaGGAATGTGGtatttatgttatattAGTTAATCCTAATATTGCTACAGTTCAAACTTCAAAAGGTCTAGCAGAtaaagtatattttttgccAGTAAATTGTGAATttgttgaaaaaattataaaaaaggaaaaaccAGACTTTATTCTTTGCACATTTGGAGGTCAAACTGCATTAAACTGTGCCTTAATGTTAGAACAAAAgaaagttttaaaaaaaaacaattgtTTAGCTTTAGGTACTTCATTAGAatcaattttaataactGAAAATCGAAGTATGTTTgctgaaaaattaaaagaaattaatgaaataattgcCCCATATGGTAGTgcaaaaaatgtagaagAAGCTATTGAAGTAGCTAATCAAATAGGTTATCCCATTTTAGTGCGTACCACATTTTCTTTAGGTGGTTTGAATAGtagttttataaataatgaggAAGAGTTAAttgaaaaatgtaaagaaatatttttacaaactgataatgaaatatttatagataAATCGTTGAAAGGATGGAAGGAAATAGAATATGAATTGCTAAgagataataaaaacaattgtATAGCTATATGTAACATGGAAAATATTGATCCATTAGGTATTCATACAGGAGATAGTATAGTTGTTGCGCCATCACAAACATTAAGCAATTATGAATATTACAAATTTAGAGAAATTGCTTTGAAGGTTATTActcatttaaatattattggtGAATGTAATATTCAATTTGGTATAAACCCCAAAACAGGAGAATATTGTATTATAGAAGTAAATGCAAGATTGAGTAGAAGTTCAGCACTTGCTTCTAAAGCTACGGGATATCCACTTGCATATATATCAGCAAAAATAGCTTTAGGATATGATTTAGTAAgcttaaaaaatagtataacTCGAAAAACAACGGCATGCTTTGAGCCATCTCTTGATTATATAACAACAAAAATTCCACGATGGGATTTAAACAAGTTTGAATTTGCTTCGAATACAATGAATAGTAGTATGAAAAGTGTTGGTGAAGTTATGTCAATTGGAAGAACTTTTGAAGAATCTATACAAAAATCATTAAGATGTATTgatgataattatttagGTTTTTCTAATACTTATTGTATAGATTggaatgaagaaaaaattattgacGAACTAAAAAATCCTTCACCTAAAAGAATAGATGCTATACATCAAgcatttcatttaaatatttcgaTTGATGTTATCCATGAATTAACTAATATTGATTATtggtttttatataaattttataatatatacaatttggagaataaattaaaatcatTAACATTAGAACAATTGTCATTTCatgatttaaaatattataaaaagcaCGGTTTTAGCGATAAGCAAATTGCTCATTATTTGTCTTATAATGTCAAAACAAAAGAAAGTGATGTAATGAAATATCGAGAACATATAGGCCTTCATCCTCATATCAAAGTTATCGATACTTTATCTGCTGAATTTCCTGCTCTCACaaactatttatatttgacATATCAAGGAACTGAGCATGATGTTTTACCATTAAATATGAAggtaaagaaaataaaagacCATAGACTAATGGGCAGagaatataatgaaataagaGGTGATACGACACAACATtgtcataataataaaattgtatataatgaattttcctttaataaagaaatatccCAACAAGATGGAGTCAATGGTTTAAGAGGAGATATGAATAATGCTGAGGGAGAGGACggaatacaaaataataaaaaacatcCAGATTATAGCACAATACCATCATGCAAATACATGCATAATCATATCAATGGACGGTGTATGGGGCATGGACATAATGATATGTTTAATTTgaaaaactttttaaaaaataacaaaagaGAAGAAGGTTTTATCGATAATGACGAGAAAAATGCGATGGGAGATAATTATGgcaatgaaaaaaaatgtccATTTTCTGGGCACAAAATGATAGGCAAAATGGATTACCATAATTTTGCAATGCATCACGGTATGAAATGCCCAATgggagaaaaaaaagaaaattgtATGCCTAATAGCAAATGCTGCCcatatattacaaaaaatgaaaatgataatcaAAATGATGGAAGCAATTTGGACGAGTTTAGATCAAATCGAAGTTCTCATTCAACAAATGatctattatatttagaaAATTGTAATACATCAGAAGATGAGGAAGATAATAGAGgtcataataaattaattagaATCGATGAAAATAGAGGAagcataaataatattgcaAATAGctcatattatattagaGATTccgtatataataatgaatataaaataaataagatgagggaattaattaataaggATAATGAGAGcgaattaataaaaagtgaTAAGAATTTTGCAAATATCACAAATGGCAAATGTGATTGTATTCataatgataaagaaaaaactaAGAAGATTAATTATAACGAGGAAAATGAATGTAGATGCCCCAATAATAGCAATACTAGGAGAATGgcatcaaaaaataatagtagcTTAATGAACAGCTACAATGATGATAAAAGTGACTGCTTTTCAGAATTATCCTATATTCAAAATCATAAGAAAAACGACTATGAATATGAAGACTTATATTCCCGATCATCTGATAACTGTTATAGTAGTCATAGCATTACTATGAAGGGTGATAATGATAGTAGTGTGCTTGATTATGAAGAAGATGAATTAAACTCGGAATTATCATCTATTAATtctgaaaatgataatatatttcatgaAAAGTTTGATGGTATTggatttaaaataattaataataaaagagaGTTGGAGAAGGACAAGAAGAAATGCTTTATTGTTTTGGGATGTGGATGCTATAGAATTGGTAGTTCTGTTGAATTTGATTGGAGTGCAATACATTGTGTTAAGACCATAAGAAAATTAAATCATAAAgcaatattaattaattgtAATCCCGAAACAGTTAGTACAGATTATGATGAAAGTGATAGATTATACTTTGATGAAATAACAACAGaagttataaaatttatacataattttgaaaaaagtCAAGGTGTTATTATAGCTTTTGGTGGTCAAACATCGAATAATTTGGTTTTcagtttatataaaaataatgtaaatatattaggGTCGAGTGCAAAAAGTGTAGATTGTTGTGAAAATcgaaataaattttctcATTTATGTGACTCCTTAAAAATAGATCAACCTAAATGGAATAAATTCacaaaattatcaaaagCTATACAATTTGCCAACGAAGTTAAATTCCCTGTCCTTGTCAGACCATCTTATGTCTTATCCGGTGCAGCTATGAGAGTAGTAAATAGTTttgaagaattaaaaaactttttaatgAAAGCCGCAATCGTAAGTAAAGATAACCCCGTTGTTATCTCGAAGTTTATTGAAAATGCTAAAGAAATTGAAATTGATTGTGTAAGTAAAAATGGTAAAATGATTAATTATGCTATATCGGAACATGTAGAAAATGCAGGAGTTCACTCAGGAGATGCCACTTTAATATTACCTGcccaaaatatatatgtagaaacacatagaaaaattaaaaaaatttctgaaaaaatttcaaaatatttaaacatTTCTGGGCCATTTAATATTCAATTTATTTGCCatcaaaatgaaataaaaattattgaatGTAATTTAAGAGCATCAAGAACATTCCCATTTATTTCGAAAGCAttaaatttgaattttataGATTTAGCCACAAGAATTTTAATGGGTTATGATGTTAAGCCAATGAATATATCGCTGATCGATTTAGAGTATACAGCTATTAAATCtccaattttttcatttaacaGATTACATGGATCGGATTGTATATTAGGTGTCGAAATGAAATCAACAGGAGAAGTAGCTTGTTTtggtttaaataaatatgaagcTTTACTTAAATCTTTAGTTGCTACAGGCATGAAATTACCCAAGAAGTCAATCTTAATaagtattaaaaatttaaataacaaGTTAGCATTTGAAGAACCATtccaattattatttttgatgGGTTTCACAATTTATGCCACTGAAGGAACGTATGAGTTTTATTccaaatttttatcatcatttaatattgacaaaaattcaaaattcCATCAAAAACTTATAAAAGTTCACAATAAAGATtcagaaaatatattaccaAATATAACTGATTTAATTATGAATCATAAAGTCGAAATggttataaatataacagATGCATTAACAACAAAAGTTGCTTCGCATGGATATAAAATTAGAAGACTTGCTTCCGATTTCCAAGTACCTATAATAACAAACATGAAATTGACCTCCTTATTCATTGATTCATTGTATAGAAAATTTTgcagaaaaaaagaaagaagaTCTTTTTACACTATCAAGAGTTACGACGAATACATCAGTCTAGTTTAA
- a CDS encoding 40S ribosomal protein S27, putative, translating to MNVDLLNRDPVEESKKHKLKRLIPTPNSYFMDVKCPGCLQITTLFSHAQNVVLCGSCNIMLCQPTGGKCKLTEGCSFRKKIE from the exons ATGAATGTCGATTTATTAAATCGTGATCCAGTTGAAGAATCCAAGAAACATAAATTAAAGAGGTTAATTCCAACCCCcaattcatattttatggaTGTAAAGTGCCCAGGATGTCTTCAAATCACAACTTTGTTTAGCCATGCACAAAATGTAGTATTATGTGGAAG CTGTAATATTATGTTATGCCAACCAACAGGGGGAAAATGCAAATTAACAGAGGGTTGCTCCTTtaggaaaaaaattgaataa
- a CDS encoding CCAAT-binding transcription factor, putative, producing MKEQTENPDINLLKDTMFDLPNSVILKIINNSIDLKNYKIKKEALNTLNKCLSLFILYITDGALEHCESEKRFTIFVRDILNSLNDSLFLDIYDQLKTYVAIQEENNKKTTSNNNTGTNITIKDAEGKQNNENPNENDDFDILLQALE from the coding sequence atgaaagaaCAAACAGAGAATCCGGATatcaatttattaaaagataCCATGTTTGATTTGCCGAATAGtgttattttaaaaataataaataatagtatagatctaaaaaattataaaataaaaaaagaagccCTTAACACTTTAAACAAATGcttatctttatttattttgtatataactGATGGAGCATTAGAACATTGTGAAAGTGAAAAAAgatttacaatttttgttcgagatattttaaattccTTAAATGATTCATTATTTCTAGATATATATGATcaattaaaaacatatgTAGCTATacaagaagaaaataataaaaaaactacttccaataataatactgGTACAAATATCACAATTAAGGATGCAGAAggcaaacaaaataatgaaaaccCCAATGAAAACGACGATTTTGATATACTACTTCAAGCTTTAGAATAA